The following are from one region of the Azospirillum sp. B510 genome:
- a CDS encoding ABC transporter ATP-binding protein, translating into MTLTLEGVAKRVGAEQHLHPLSLELQPGSFNVLLGRTLAGKTTLMRLMAGLDAPGAGRVLENGKDVTGTSVRHRDVAMVYQQFINYPAMTVFENIASPLRRQGKDRAEIDAKVRRTAAMLRIEPYLDRLPAELSGGQQQRCAIARALVKGAGLLLLDEPLVNLDYKLREELRAELRDIFADGRTTVVYATTEPQEALILGGNVTVLHEGRMLQTGATGAVFHAPVSLECAQVFSDPPMNVVDAILTNDRVALSDGTGLPLSAHDRNLPAGPCKVGIRANHLTVLRRSERLVPVRGRVELSEISGSETFIHLRHGDTTLIAREEGVHSHPIGSEIQVYADPDRIFVFSAAGQLVAAPNWRRGALRNIA; encoded by the coding sequence GTGACACTCACTCTGGAAGGCGTGGCGAAGCGCGTCGGCGCCGAGCAGCATCTCCACCCGCTGTCGCTGGAACTGCAACCCGGCAGTTTCAACGTCCTGCTGGGGCGGACGCTGGCCGGCAAGACGACGCTGATGCGGCTGATGGCCGGGCTGGACGCGCCCGGCGCCGGGCGCGTGCTGGAGAACGGCAAGGACGTGACCGGCACATCGGTGCGCCATCGCGACGTGGCGATGGTCTATCAGCAGTTCATCAACTATCCGGCGATGACGGTTTTCGAGAACATCGCCTCGCCGCTGCGCCGCCAGGGCAAGGACAGGGCGGAGATCGACGCCAAGGTGCGGCGCACCGCCGCCATGCTGCGGATCGAACCCTATCTCGACCGGCTGCCGGCCGAACTGTCGGGCGGCCAGCAGCAGCGCTGCGCCATCGCCCGCGCGCTGGTCAAGGGCGCCGGCCTGCTTCTGCTCGACGAGCCGCTGGTCAATCTCGACTACAAGCTGCGCGAGGAGTTGCGCGCCGAACTGCGCGACATCTTCGCCGATGGCAGGACCACCGTCGTCTACGCCACCACCGAACCGCAGGAGGCGCTGATCCTCGGCGGCAACGTCACGGTGCTGCATGAGGGGCGGATGTTGCAGACCGGGGCGACCGGCGCGGTGTTCCACGCGCCGGTGTCGCTGGAATGCGCGCAGGTGTTCAGCGATCCGCCGATGAATGTGGTGGACGCGATCCTGACCAATGACCGGGTGGCGCTGTCCGACGGCACCGGCCTGCCGCTGTCGGCCCATGACCGCAACCTGCCGGCCGGTCCCTGCAAGGTCGGCATCCGCGCCAACCACCTGACGGTGCTGCGGCGCAGCGAACGGCTGGTCCCGGTCAGGGGCCGCGTCGAGCTGTCGGAGATCAGCGGGTCGGAGACCTTCATCCATCTGCGCCACGGCGACACCACGCTGATCGCGCGCGAGGAGGGGGTGCACAGCCACCCGATCGGCAGCGAGATCCAGGTCTATGCCGATCCCGACCGCATCTTCGTCTTCTCCGCCGCCGGGCAACTGGTGGCGGCACCCAACTGGCGGCGCGGCGCGCTGCGCAACATCGCTTGA